CATTacatttagcaaataaataatCTGCTgggccattgtgtgtgtgtgtgtgtgtgtgtgtgtgtgtgtgtgtgtgtgtgtgtgtgtgtgtgtgtgtgtgtgtttacaatcCCACAAACTTCTCTTTGCTCAGATTAAGGTGCTTTACCCTGACATATAGTACATTTCGTATTATACAGAGAAAGCAGATCGGTCATTTGTTCAGGGATTTATAGTTGAATGCAAAAGCTCAGATCCCATTTATAATTGTGTTTTGAGAGTCTAATCATCTGAATCCATTCAACGACAAGATACACATTGTCTTGAGGTGTAAGTAGATACAtttaacagataaacaaataCACAAGGACAGAACTCTACCTCTTCTTGTGCAGTACTGCCCCTATTCCTTCAGACTGAATGCATTCGGCCAGTTATTTCACAATCAGCATCTGCATATAAGCATCCAGTAAACAGCtgtttaagaaagaaaaaacttttcTTGAGATGACCGTCCCTAAGAGTTCATTGTCTGATACATTTGCATCTCAAAATTTTCTTAAACGCATTTTGGAAGTCTTTATTAAAGTAAGCATATATGATAGGATTTAAAAGCGAGTTGGAATATCCAAGCCAATTTATGACCGCCCCCAGCCACACCGGCATGTAACAGCCTTCACAGAAAGGCAAAACAAGCGCCACGATGAAAAAGGGCAGCCAACAGAAAATGAACGTGCCCATAATGATTCCCAGTGTCTTCACCGTTTTGCGCTCTCTGGCCAGAGCCACTTTGCGCTTCGCTTCCGTGTTTTTTTCGTTTCTGTTCTGGAAACACGGCTGTGGGTTGTTAGGTAGGGCTAGGTGTTGTTTGGAGACGTTGTGAACTTCTGTAATCTCGAACGATTCCCCGTCCTCGGCGTGCTTCAGCGCTCCGTTTACGCACGAGCCGGGCTGTGGCTCCACGCCGCTTCGCCGCCAAGTTTTGCTCACCTCACCGTTCCCCTTCCTCGGAAACAACGCCGGAGACACGTTCAGGCATTTATCCGATATTTTGGCTTTCTCTGTTTTCCTGACAGTTTTTCTGATGCGAAACCGCGCCGCCTTGAATATCTTCCCGTATAGAACCAGCATGAGAATGAGCGGGATGTAAAAAGCTCCAAAAGTTGAGTAGATGGTGTAACCGTGGTCTTGGCTGATTGTGCACGCGTCTGGATTTGCACGGTCCTCTGGTTTCCTCCAACCCAACATGGGCGGAATCGAAATGGAAAACCCTATTAGCCAAGTGAGGCTGATCAAGACAGCTGCTCTTCTGGGGGTCCTTTTATTCACATAGTCAATAGGATCAGTGATGGCCCAATACCTATCCAAAGCGATTGCGCACAGGTGCAGGATGGAGGATGTGCAGCACAAAACGTCTAGAGAGATGAATATGTCGCACATCTCCTGTTCCAGTGTCCATTTGTTCAGAACTTGATACAGGGCCGCCATGGGTAGCACCAGCACCGACACCATGAGGTCTGTAACGGCCAAGGAGCCGATGAGATAATTAGCCACATTCTGAAGCGATCTCTCCAAGGCGATGGCAGCGATTACACACGCGTTTCCTAATATAGCAAACAGGATTAACGCACCCAGGAAAAGCGAGGCGACTATTTGATAACTCAGAGCAACTTCACTAACTTGCGTCGTGTTCCCACTCCAGTTTTGGATTTCAGTGGTGTTATTAGAACTCTCCATGGTGAGAGCGCTCAGAAACAGCCCTTTACGCCAGTGTTTCTGTCCAGCGTCACCTCGCTCCTCTGAAGACGCATGACGGTCTCCGGTCTCAGTAAGTGCCGCGCACTCGAGCTGCTATCATTGGTGCTCAGTGACGAAGTGAATTCATTTATACGAGTGGTGTGAAGTGCGTCAGAGATGATGGAGAGCTTGGCGCGCGCACTTTGGCACAGCGGTTTGCACATAAGCCACACATTTGGTTTTAAAGATTTAGTAGGACAAAGTTGTCCTTTTGTGATACGAGCTATTCTATCACAGcctattttgatatataagaaacattcAACAGTTGCAGTTATGAAAGTTGTGGACCGGTGGGTTAAAATtcaacatgcatgtgtgtgttctgagcaagttgttgttgtttttacctagtgatgagggacttttatttttgggcaaagagattttattcatttagctaATTCTGGTGAACAAAGTATAAGAAATTGAAAAAGtatcactgtaacctcgatgttTTGCCTATTAAAAAATCGTATATAATACATAATTAactcaatttattattataaatgctaattattataaaatatattatttctgtgTACGCTTGAACTTTTTATTATGGAAAGATGCGTCGGAAAAACGCACTTTCAGCAGAGGACAGCTCCATGTGCTATCAAGAAAGGAaatttgctgccatctggtgagaACATCGCAAATAGATGAAAGGAAATGAGATACTAAACGGGAACGCTTACTCGACCGTCAGATCACTCGTAACGACATGCAATACTGATATTTCCCTCCACCACCTCTTTTACCGCTCAAAATGCCAGAATATAAACAGTAGCGATGCATTTTACATCGACATTCTCAAAGCGAATATACACGATAACCAAGATAAGAAAGTGTTTGATAACACTTAGTAATTATGACAATcattaataaatattacattatataatgctcAGCTGATCACGCATTAAATGCTAAAAGTGCATTCATAACAATCAGATCTGTGAAGCATTATACATAATTGTTACTCTAAGGATATATTTCTACCAGATCTATCCTATAAAGGATTTATTTTGTTCAGGTAACCTTATTCAAGTGTATTCACTACATCATTACAGTAAATCTTATTTTTGACTTGAGTCAATGCAGTTTATTTAGCTATTATCACATAGATTTTTCAGTGTATAAAATACCGACTTATTAATGAAAGGTATAATACACTTTTACTATTAAACTATGATAAGCATTACTaggtttttttgtatttttaccaACAATGTAAAATGCAGCACCAAAGGCAAACAACAACAATGAATGATAAATGTAGATCTCATAATGATCCACAAAgcttttaatgtaatttgtttgtTGTTCTTGATCAGTTTGCACATGAGAAGTGTGCCACTTATTCTGTCTTTCGATTCAGTAGCATGTTGTCCAGCAAATATTCGCtatgttatttgttcatgaacACAAAGTATTAGGCAAAACCTGGAGATGTGGAAGATATTCTACCATCTTCATTTCACCAACTAACATTAGTCAGTAATTTGTTGACATTGGCATTTCACTCTAAACATATTCAAAATCTTAatcattattttgataatatacTTTATATTCATTGCATTTGTAAGTGTTCTTAATCACTGcacaactgaataaaaataagtgtttaagGGTACTCCAGATTAATAATATGAGGGAAAACCCCTAAAAAAATTAGGCTTCAATGTGCAATATACAGTCAAACTGTATGAAAttatcacacatttatttttctgtcagCATTGTTCTGATTGAAAAAGAGCTGATCACATCTTTTTAAAAAGGTTGGTCTAGTTATTTTACCTAATTTGGACACCCTTATAACACTATGCATGCAATGTGGGTTGTGTGAATTCTACAGGTCCTGAGGGACAATTGAGTAACTGCCAATATTAAGGGGGCTTTACCTTTGTAAACAGTGCAAAATGGCCAGGGGTGCCAGCATATTCCTGTTCACCTCTGCCCACAGGAAGGCCTTTAGTGTGGACTGTACTGACACCCATTAAGAAGCTTGCAACAGGAGACCAGACTCCCTGGATGGATACTGTGATGTCAGGGCAGAGCAGAGCAGGTCAGCAGTCAGCCTGCAGGCTTCCACCTCCCCCAGGGCCAACATGTTGTCTAGGAGGGCCGATCAAAAACCTGTTAGGTTGGGTGTTATTAGAGGCTCACAGATCTCCCATGAGGATCAGATAGCAGGCAGTTCCTTCAGCCACAGAGCTCCTCTGATGTTTCTCAGCAGCTCTGAGGAGGAACAGGAGGTTGGAGTACATGCTGGCAGAGCTCCAGTAGGGCTCAGTGTAGCTTCATCCCTGCCCACTGCAGCTAAGGATTGCAGACTGAGTAAAAGAGAGAGTAAACGACCAAAGAGCCTGAGGAGGAGACAGAAGAGCACAGCGTGCTGCAGACAGAGCCAGCTGCAGTAGAATGTGCAGGTGGGCTATGAACACAGACATATatgtacatgcacacatacacatatgctgTCTGAGTTGGAATAGTAACATTACAGGAGCAGCTCAAGCTGGGGGTGTTATCTGCTTTGTACTCTTAGCAGCAGTTGATGTGTTCTCTGTGACAGGTCAACGCTTAGGTCAAAatttcactttcaactgcttttattttcagcaaacttaatatgtgtaaatatttgtatgaacataaaaagattcaacaactaagacataaactgaacaagtttcacagacatatgactaacagaaatggaataatgtgccCCTGaatatcaaaagtaacagtcagtatctggtgtggccaccagttcttgctgtgagatgttaccccactcttccaacaaggcacttgcaagttcccggacatttctgggggaatggccctagccctcaacctccgatccaacaggtcccagacatgctcaatgggattgagagccaagctcttcgctggccatggcagaacactgacattcctgtcttgcaggaaatcctgcacagaatgagcagtatggctggtggcattgtcatgctggaagatcatgtcaggatgagccttcGATAAatcaaccatcacccctggtcaGACAaaacactttttgccagtcctgtcagatccagtgaaggtgggtttgtgcccataggtgacattgtcggtgatgtctggtaaggacctgccttacaacaggtctACAAACCCTccgtccagcctctctcagcctattgcggacagtctaaGCTCTggtggagggattgtgcattcctggtgtaactcgggcagttgttgttgccatcctgtaccagtccagcaggtgtgatattcagatgtaccaatcctgtgcaggtgttgttacacgtggtctgccactgcgaggatgatcggctgtccttcctgtctccctgtagcactgtcttaggcatctcacagtacggacattgcaatttattgccctggccacatctgcaggctttatgcctccatgcagcatgtgtaaggcacattcacacagatgagcagggatcctgggcatctttcttttggtgtttttcagagtcagtagaaaagcttgtttagtgtcctaagtttttataactgtgaacttaattgcctaccatctgtaagctgttagtgtcttaatgaccgttccacaggtgcatgttcactaattgtttatggttcactgaacaagcatgaaaaactttgtttaatcctttttacaataaatatctgtaaagttatttggatttttacaaaattatctttaaaatactgtgTCCTGAAAAATGGATGCTTCTTATTTTTGCTGAGTTGTACAATGAAAGACAACTTTGCCATAAGCTTAGATAAACTGTGATAACAATTGCTTAAATCTAAAATAACATCTGCAACTTCTACAATCATATCTGGGTATCAGTTGTGAATTAATGACAAATCACATAAAGAACAATAGATTTTTAATGGTAGTGTCACATAGAAGGAATGAAGTAGGGTTGTTAGACAGACAAACatacaatggatggatggaaggaaggaaagaaagaaaccaAGAAAGAAAGcatgcaagcaagcaagcaagcaagccaGCCTCTGGATCACTCACAGATCATCAACTTAGAATTTATAATTTTCCAGCAGAGGGCACCTTTTAACAATCAACACGTTCAGCACTTGGCATTCTACATTCAATGCTATTATGTCATTCTGCATTAACCCAACCCTGCTGATGTAAACTTTAATTTTAAATCGAAATactcaatatatttaaatacaaatacaaactggAAATGtctttgtggcagggtggagggcagggccaggtcgtgattctacacacccggtcccttatcaggctaattaagcctctgagagggataacggctgactgcggaggatggtgcaggagagagatcatttacggacatgtccatcatgtgtgtgtttgtgtcttttgtttaagttactcattcaaatattatttacattgccaatccggttctcacctcctcctttccattgaactatgttacaGTCTTTTCCAACACAATACCTttcattaaaggtgcattcagtcatttttacaccattaaaaaagttttactcctaaagaaataaattgtaattttgaaacatgcgTATAAAATCTTGAGCACTCATATGAGAtaaggactctagtcatatcagtaaccttataaaagttgttttattcgaCATGGGGTGGGGAGCCCTCATGGTGGCtgtcattttagaatcacatgaccagctgaatactactcgcttaatctcagtatctGTCTTGttactggacactttcactcatggatgaaatgaatcatggctgaccatgaatagtgaatttctacaaaggcatctgtaactgaaaactattgatattgaatgatgctgcatccacaccactaggtggaATTTGAAGTCCAAGATGATACAAAGAAATatttactgagtgcatcttttaGCTTCTCCTAAGCAATCGCTAACCATAGCAACCtttctcatagaatgaacgttactctatatccacctttttcctgaatgcgGAAGTGTTCCACTATTCGACTGTTTTCAATATCCAGTCTCCAGTTTTTTCCAGAGTTGAGATTACCATTTTTTTATTAGCAGTGCCTCAACTGACATTATATGACCTGACATGAAGTGATGGTTAGTAACTGTTGTtatgttatgacagccaacaacagcacaagttgagcctgaaatgcatttttactccaaaaaacttaaatggttgttgttatCTGTCTGGATCTctcattttggtcatttttgcaTTGCGcctcgagaccagaaacagaaaacaggaaattagaatcatcatggcgacgcccaaaggctgttcaagaaatCTTTGGATACATtattgcaaactgacttttacatgccGCTTTCtacatttcgctgcagtttcctggtgaaaagaacacaagaggtgctacaacaactgtgcattttctTCATTGTCACACAAATCCTGAGTACAACTGCCGCTCATGACTTTATAAAAACGGATTCTTCACTCTATTACTCgttgttatgatatcaaaacacttctacataaatgcattatttgaaaaacaatacattttaacacttgtattacagacccacctacatatacacacttCCTATATTGGTAGGTTGCTTGGTAGCTCATCTGATAAAGCGTTGGCCTTTGTACTCAACAATTATGGTTCCAGTCCAGTCAAAGTCGCTTGTGTCTCTTGGTATAAGTGGGTTGGATTGTGATTTGGCAGGAGGAGGTAAGAGTCCTTCACAGGGTAGATTCCTGTTCCTCTACAGGGTAGAGAGATGGGGGGAGGGATCATCTTGCTCTGTTTACATTGTCATCGTACAGTTCAGTCTGTTATAATTCACTGACGTCCTCCGATCTCCGAAAACAAACTCTCTCCTGTTTAAGGGTGATTTAAATTCTAAGTGCAAAGAGTATGGAGCCAATTCAGACCAGtatgcatatatatgtatacatatttttataatgtGAACCAACATCCTTGTGTGAAATCctaaaattattttcaatggcatttttgttttaaaattttgatGGAAGGctgtatttttttagttttttctttggaAGTTtcgtcttttttattttagtttaaccACAGCTACCTTAAAATCAAATAGTATAGTGActgtacaaattacattttacagcatgtattctgtaatctgtagtggaatacatttcaaaagtaaccctcccaatcctgaCTAGAACTATACAGTATACTGTTTCACCTACCATGGTAACCAACAATTGTTACATTATTATTACCAtgctacctgatctaacccttattTTTAGGTTTGTTGGTGAAATATTTAGTGGACAGTAGACATGTAAAATTTTGCTTTGGAGTCTACaggatttgttacttggttgtcAATGGGGGATGTGAAGCCTTTTATGAGATGTGCATTAGATGATAATAACACACCTAGGGAACAAGGGGCATAGCCCCTGGAGGCCCCCAAGGGTGTGAGAGCTGCAATTATACAGATGGGCCCTGTGCTCCAGAGGAGCCATGTGTGGGACACACATCTACTGCTCTAACCTCTTGGGGCTTTCTGTATCACAGTCCAAAAGATGAAAATGTAGGGATCCTTATTGTGTCCAACAATCAATCAGGTTGAAAAAAAAGTATTGGTGTCTCATAGGACCAAGATTTCCCAACTAGCTAGTCTACATAAAATATTGCGCAGCATCAGCATAAAATTGAAATCGATGCTCCCTAGAAAAGGTGAACCTCACTAGTTTGTTGAGTTTAAATATAACTGAGTCATCTTCTCTCACTCTGTTAAAGAGCTCTACAGGTAACCCACTCAGCAGCAGTGAGGATGAAGAGCTGTCCAGCCTAGACCGTGAAGGCTATATCTGTGCTGTCTGTCTGGATGTCTACTTCAGTCCATACACATGCCATCCCTGCAATCACGTCTTCTGTGAGCCCTGTTTGCAGACACTGGCCAAGAACTACCCCACTgctggtgacgtgaagtgaatccatcagtcattgtttacatatatcagcgctccgtgatcgatcgtattactactactacacaactacagctagaaaagagctttaaacgaacaacttcagcatcacggctcatcacagctgagagaaacaacagactgattaattacacaaactcattacttacctcttactggagtttccacattggatacatactgttcaaaatggcagaggacattgcggtttctatagtgaaagactcttgcgcaccggctactgcgaaataggtaGAAATACCCCTGACTGGACAGCTATTTTTCCtatgagaaagctgatcttcagaaagctgatagcatctctgcttgggtgtggcaacaggtgatcacacatgctctctctctctctatctctcacacacacacactgttgtgtttccatgttttatggggtctttccatagacataatggtttttatactgtacaaactatatattctatcccctaaccctacccctaaacctaaccctcacagaaaactttctgcatttctacattttcaaaaaacataatttagaatgatttataagctgttttcctcatgcgggctgacaaaatgtccccacaatgtcaatcatttcaggttttactatccttatggggacatttattctccacaaagtgataaacacacacacacacacacacactcacatccatctttgtttatccaataacttggtagaaacagcacaagctgtgatactatttctgaaatgacattttttaattactaacaaaggcttggacacatcatttgttttgaaccagcaacgttAGATTCTGAGAcatcgtgtaagaaagtagttccatgcacaaatgtgtttttatgactgtactcaatTTTTCTTAACTGttttaaatttacttgttcattgaactgttgtatataagcaatatcacactcgcagtcatgctatggccctaaatcagcactgctgtgattcggccgcaggcacgaggccacaggcagagtgccgtaggtaatctgatgtagggccatattgcactcttgctcgtgtgatattgcttgaatatatatatatatatatatatatatttgaagtcaaagaataatccctaatattctgggtgggtctGGGTCTAGCCCACCCTTGGCTACATCACTGCATAAAATCACACTTGTACTAATTAGGCTAATGATACAGAAAGGTTGAAATACAGTATGTTCATGTCAGGGCAAATTACAAGTTGtcacttatttttaaatgttgcaaatgtaagTTGAATcagtcatttatttgttttgcgcttttcacacacattgtttcaaagcagctttacagaaaattatgctgtaatgtaTGCAGTGTCATAAATTCCTCATTATgattaatgtttaaataaattatgcaattgAAAAGTATGCCTAAGAAATTATTTTGTCTACAATTTATAAATTGAtatatttgttggccaaaac
This sequence is a window from Xyrauchen texanus isolate HMW12.3.18 chromosome 37, RBS_HiC_50CHRs, whole genome shotgun sequence. Protein-coding genes within it:
- the LOC127631095 gene encoding 5-hydroxytryptamine receptor 1A-alpha-like; the protein is MESSNNTTEIQNWSGNTTQVSEVALSYQIVASLFLGALILFAILGNACVIAAIALERSLQNVANYLIGSLAVTDLMVSVLVLPMAALYQVLNKWTLEQEMCDIFISLDVLCCTSSILHLCAIALDRYWAITDPIDYVNKRTPRRAAVLISLTWLIGFSISIPPMLGWRKPEDRANPDACTISQDHGYTIYSTFGAFYIPLILMLVLYGKIFKAARFRIRKTVRKTEKAKISDKCLNVSPALFPRKGNGEVSKTWRRSGVEPQPGSCVNGALKHAEDGESFEITEVHNVSKQHLALPNNPQPCFQNRNEKNTEAKRKVALARERKTVKTLGIIMGTFIFCWLPFFIVALVLPFCEGCYMPVWLGAVINWLGYSNSLLNPIIYAYFNKDFQNAFKKILRCKCIRQ